One region of Chryseobacterium sp. SORGH_AS_0447 genomic DNA includes:
- a CDS encoding lipocalin family protein, whose amino-acid sequence MKKLALLFAGLSLFVATGCNDDNTEVIEAPLVGVWQPTKKVVTTVPTTGTPVSDGISFDTTCQQTSRWTFSSGNAGKRKDMGDSSTPGTCTPTFDRTFSYTYDKGSKAIQIKYQGIVQPDQGKIISISDTSLNIMFEDKTDPTTFRSETYTFKRIPQ is encoded by the coding sequence ATGAAGAAATTAGCATTATTATTTGCAGGTTTGTCATTATTCGTAGCAACAGGTTGTAACGACGATAACACGGAAGTAATTGAAGCTCCGCTGGTAGGCGTTTGGCAGCCGACAAAGAAAGTAGTAACCACCGTACCAACTACAGGGACGCCGGTTTCCGATGGAATTTCTTTTGACACCACATGTCAACAAACATCAAGATGGACTTTTTCCTCAGGAAATGCAGGGAAAAGAAAAGATATGGGAGACAGCTCTACGCCGGGAACCTGTACACCGACTTTCGACAGAACCTTCAGCTATACTTACGATAAAGGCAGCAAAGCCATCCAGATCAAATATCAGGGAATCGTGCAGCCGGATCAGGGAAAAATTATCAGCATCAGCGATACTTCTCTGAATATTATGTTTGAAGATAAAACGGATCCTACTACATTTCGTTCTGAAACCTACACGTTTAAGAGAATTCCTCAGTAA
- a CDS encoding acyltransferase: MQDITKNNFDFIRVLLAFIVFVGHLGALSASPELKVFENSPVEIAVFGFFVVSGFLIARSYDRSSSLKRYFKKRISRIVPAYLLVVFLCAVLLSLVSTYTFKEYFSNTQVYKYLFWNSIFLNFKAPWLPGVFGNQAVNGALWTMKIEMSYYFCVPLLFLLFGKNNKYRNISLLIIYFLSLVYLNYFESLGKISMAKQLPGTLSYFIPGMLIYFNFDQFIKHKNTLFIIAVLTVWIDLVLNIKLFSPMMIGIIVLYIAYSLKFLNNFGKYGDFTYGIYIFHFPIIRTFTTLGLFKDYNPYLMAVACMLVVIAVGISSWHFYEKKFL; the protein is encoded by the coding sequence ATGCAAGACATCACGAAAAATAATTTTGACTTCATCCGTGTTCTCCTCGCTTTTATCGTTTTCGTCGGGCATTTGGGCGCTTTAAGTGCTTCTCCTGAACTCAAAGTTTTTGAGAACAGCCCGGTAGAGATTGCCGTTTTCGGGTTTTTCGTTGTCAGCGGCTTTCTTATTGCAAGAAGCTATGACCGGTCTTCAAGCTTAAAAAGGTATTTCAAAAAAAGAATCAGCAGAATTGTTCCGGCTTATTTATTAGTGGTTTTTCTTTGTGCTGTTTTATTAAGTCTTGTAAGTACGTATACATTTAAAGAATATTTCAGCAATACCCAGGTATACAAATACCTGTTCTGGAACTCGATATTTTTAAATTTTAAAGCACCGTGGCTTCCCGGGGTTTTCGGGAATCAGGCTGTGAACGGAGCGTTATGGACCATGAAAATAGAAATGAGCTATTACTTCTGTGTTCCCCTGCTTTTCCTGCTTTTCGGAAAGAACAACAAATACCGGAACATCAGTTTACTTATTATTTATTTCCTATCACTGGTTTATCTGAATTATTTTGAGTCGCTTGGTAAAATCTCGATGGCCAAACAGCTTCCGGGAACCCTGTCCTATTTTATTCCGGGAATGCTGATTTATTTTAACTTTGATCAGTTTATTAAACATAAAAACACCCTTTTCATCATTGCCGTTCTTACGGTCTGGATCGATCTGGTTTTGAACATCAAACTTTTTTCACCGATGATGATCGGGATTATTGTCCTGTACATTGCATACTCGCTTAAATTCCTGAACAATTTCGGGAAATACGGTGATTTTACGTACGGAATTTATATTTTCCACTTCCCTATTATCAGGACCTTTACAACGCTGGGGCTTTTTAAAGATTACAATCCTTACCTGATGGCTGTGGCCTGTATGCTGGTCGTCATCGCTGTAGGGATAAGTTCATGGCATTTTTACGAGAAAAAATTTTTATAA